Below is a window of Deinococcus fonticola DNA.
CCCCCAGCGATCCTCCCGGAGGCACCAAAGAGCGTTCAAGTTCGAGGTGGCCTGAACTGAAACCCAGGGAAGACGTTTCAGGCCGGTTCACCAACGCCAGCAAGCCACTGACTGGGCGCTTCAGTAAATGCGTCCGGCCTTCACCAGGCCGTCCGGGTCGCGGCCCTGCGTCAGGTCGAGCAGGAAATCGCGGGTGTAAGCCGCGCCGCGGGCCAGCAGGTCGCTGGTCGTGCTGGCGACATGCGGGGTCAGAAGGACGTTTTCCTGGGCGAACAGCGGGTGGCCTTCCGGCAGGGGTTCCGGGTCGGTCACGTCTAGCACGGCGCCGCCCAGCTGGCCGGAGTTCAGGGCGTCCAGCAGGTCGGCCGTGACGATCAGCCCTCCGCGCCCCTGGTTGCTCAGCCACGCGCCCCGCTTCAGTTTGCCCAGCAACTCGGCGTTCACCACCCCACGCGTCTGCTCGGTGCTGGGCAGCAGCAAGACCACCCAGTCCGCCTCACGCAGGCGGTACTCCAGCAGGTCGGGTTCGGTTTTCGAGTTGATGGCGTACGTCGTCACGCCGAACGGGGCCAGCAGGTCATCCACGATCCGGCCAATGTGGCCGTAGCCCCACAGCACGACCTTCAGGCCGTCCAGTGTGTGCAGGTTCGATTCCGGCGGCGTGACGCGCATCCAGTGACCCGCGCGCTGGGCGTCGCGGAAGCGGTGCAGGCCGCGCATGGCCGCCAGCATGCCCGTGACCACGTGTACTGCCACGGCCCGGTCATGCAGGGCGTTCGCGTTGAACAGCTTCACCCCCGCCGGCAGGTGTCCCTGAACATGATCGATGCCTGCCGTAAGGGTCAGCACCCACTGGAGGCCCGGCACCTTCAAAAGCGTGTCGCGGGTGTCCGCGTCCGTCATCCACAGCACCGCGCCCACCGCCTCGCCAGCCGGTACGCTCCCTCTGGCGTAAAAGTCCAGTTCCACATTGGGAACGCTCAGGGCACGAAAGTCAGGCATCTGGGGCACAAGCACACGCATGCGCCCATGGTAGTGCGCTGCGGCGTTCAGAGATCTGGGCTGTTCTCCGGCAGGTTGGCCTGTGCCAGCCACGCGGCGCGGCTGATTTCCATGTGAACGTCGGTGCGGTTCGGGCGTTCCAGCCTGCCCGTTTCCTGAAACCCGCACGCGGCAAAGGCCCGCTGGGCGCGGCGGTTGTGGCCGAAGGTGGTCAGGCGCACGCGTTGCAGAGGCGGTTCCTGCACCGTGAAGGCCCAGTGCAGCAGCGCGTGAACGGCCTCGCGCCCGTACCCCTGATTCCACAGGCGCGGGTAACCGATCATGACGCCCAGGGTGGCCGTGGTGGCCCGCAGGGGTGGACTGGGGCGAAAGTCGTACAGTTCCGCGCTGCCGATCAGTTCTCCGCGCTCGTTCAGGACGCCGAAGCCGGCGCGTTCACTGCTTTTTTCCTCGTCCTGCATGACGCGCCTGAACATCCACTCGGGCATCCTGATGGGTTTGGCGTCGTTCCAGTCGGCCAGCTCCCTGTCGCGGAAAAAGCCGTACAGGGTGTGCCACTCCGCGCCGCTGAAGTCCAGCACGCGTTTCAGGGTCACGCGGGGACAGTGCCGGGGGGGCTGGGCGCCCCGCGTCATGGCCCACGCGGCCCATCTTGTGGGGGCTCGTCTTGCAGTGGCCCGACGGCGCGGGTCACGTCCCTGGTCAAGCGCGCCAGATGAAAGGCGTCCCCTTTGCTGCGCTGAACGGTGCGGGTGCGCGGGTCAACCACCAGCAGGGCCAGCACCCGATTCCCGGCGTAACGGATGCACACGCCCGGCTCCCCGGCCAGTTCCGCCTGATCGGCAGGGGAGAGGGCCTGCCAGGCTGGATCACCAGGCTGCACGTTAAGGTGAACGGTGGGAATGGCGTTCGCCTGCAACTGCGTTTCCAGCCACGCCACCGCTTCGGGTCTGCCCCCGATGATGCCCTGCTCGATGTGCGGCCTGGAGAGGTTATAAACAATCGGTCGGCCGTCGCGCCGCCGCAGGAATCCCCCCGAGGCCCGCACCAGCGCGTCGCCTGCGGCAATGTCCCACTCGCTGCGGGGTGACATGGTGAAGGTCACGTCCACTTCACCAGCCGAAAGCCGCGCCAGTTTCAGGGCAATGCTGCCGCTGGGGGCCAGGCCCGGCAGGCCGTAACGGTGCAACTCGCGGCCATACTCGGTGTTCGACGTGCTGACCACAAATGCTGAGCGCTCAGAGAAGCCCACCGGCCGGCTGTTCTTCCGCACGCCCACCCCCACGTAGCCGCTGAACAGCTCCCCGGTCGCCGGGGCGTACACGGCCCCCAGCAGGGCCTCGCCCCCCACGCACAGGCCGATGCTCACACAGAAATCCGCTGAACCCTCGGTGTATTCGTGCGTGCCGTCGATGGGGTCGATGATCCACACGCGCTCCAGGCCCACGCGGCTGTCTGGGGCGTCGGTTTCCTCCTCGCTCAGCAGGCCGTCGGCAGGAAAAGCGTGTTTCAGACCGTCCACAATGAATTTGGACGCTTCACGGTCTGCCGCGGTGACAGGGTCATCTCGGCTGGTTTTGTAATCCACTTTCAATCCGGCGCGGCGGTGCTGCATGAGAAGCTCGCCCGCTTCGCGCGCCAGACCCTCCGCCACTGCCAGTTCATGCCCGTAAAACGTCATCTGGCCCAGCATACTGCTCCTATGGGTTCCTGAATGGCGACCTGCCAGCCCTGTGCGGCTGGGTAGGAGACTCACGGGGACGGGTTTTCCGCTGGCTCGACCGCTTGTCTGCCGGCGTTTACACAAGCGAACACCCGAACTTCATTCACAGCAGCCTGCGGAACATTCGCGCCCACACGGCCGACTGTTCCCTGTAATTGGGTGCAGCAACAGGGCCGGAAACGCTGATTCAGGCCCTCGACCGCGCCCGTTCGCCGGATGTCGCAGGCATGCGAACTGTTTTTTGGCGTTTTATCTGACCTGAACACACCAATCAGCGTGACCTTCGGACGGTATGGCCCGCTGAAGGTCACGCGCTGCTTATCCCCTCACGCACAAATTTCACCAAAAAATCCAGAGGCCCGCTCTGAGTCGGGTACGAACCTCCTTCTTCCATTAGAGAAAGCGTGAATACTGATGTAAAAGCGCATCTTTCCGGCGATTCACGGTGTGCGGTTCTACCCCCCAGCCTGCCTAGTTTCACGTTTGACCGCCTTAAGGTGCGCCCGCTACACTTCGGGGCAATGATCTCCGTGCCAGTGAACAATAACGATAATGATCCCCACTAGGGGACGCGTTCGCTGTGCCGGTGCGCCCCCAACCTGAAACAGGTGGGGGTTTTTCAATGAAGGAGAACGACTCATGACCCAGACTGAAACGATGCCCCGAACGCTTGCGCGGGAACTGCCTCGGCACGAGGGACAGACCGTGAAAATGCAAGGTTTCCTGCACGCCCGCCGCGACCTGGGGGGCGTGCAATTCTTGGTGCTGCGCGATGTGAGCGGCATCACGCAGTGCGTGGGGAGCGGCCTGACCCTGCCGCTGGCCGAGAGCAGTGTCGAGGTGGTCGGCATGGTGAAAGCCCACCCGAAGGCGCCCGGCGGGTTCGAGGTGCAGGTTCAGGACTTCAGGGTGATCTCTGCGGCCACGGAACCCGCCCCGGTCGAGATTCCCAAGATGGAGTGGCACGTGAACCCGGAAACCATGCTGGATTACCGCGTGGTGACCGTGCGCGGCCTGAAGGAACGCGCCGCCCTGAAGGTGCAGGCTGAACTTCTGGCGGCCTTCCGCGATCACCTTCAGCAGGAAGGCTTCACTGAAATCAGCACGCCCAAGATCGTGTCGGCGGGTGCGGAGGGCGGCGCGAACCTGTTTCCCATCGATTACTTCGGGCAGCCCGCTTACCTCGCGCAGAGTCCTCAGCTTTACAAGCAGATCATGGTGGGCGTGTTCGAGCGCGTGTTCGAGGTCGCCCCGGTGTACCGCGCCGAGGAGCACGCGACCAGCCGCCACCTGAACGAGTACCTGTCCCTCGACGTGGAAATGGGCTTCATTCAGGATGAAGAAGAAGTCATGGCGCTCGAGAACCGGTTGCTGGCCGCCATCATGATCCGCCTGGAAGAACGCTGCGCCCACGAGTTCACGCTGCTGAACGCCACCATTCCCGATGTGCCCGCGCACATTCCCCGAATTTCACTGATGGACGCCCGTCAACTCGTTACCGAGAAATTCGGACATCAGGTGGGCGGGAAAGACCTGGATCCGGAAGCTGAACGCCTGCTGTCACAGCATTTCGCGCAGACGGAGGGCAGTGACTTCGTGTTTGTCACCAAGTACCCCCGCGCCGCCCGCCCGTTTTACACGCATGCCGACCACAACCCCGACGGCAGCCTGAACCCCGACACCACACGCGGTTTCGACCTGCTGTTCCGGGGCATCGAGATCACGTCCGGTGGGCAACGCATTCACGACCACGCCATGCTGATGGACAGCATCGCCGCGTATAAACTGAACCCCGAAACGCTGGAAGGCTACACCGAAGTCTTCAAGTACGGCATGCCCCCCCACGGCGGCTTCGCCATCGGCGCAGAACGCCTGACCGCGAAACTCCTCGGCATCAGCAATGTCCGCTATGCCCGCGCCTTCCCGCGCGACAGACACCGCCTGACGCCTTAAAGCACACAGAAAAGGAAAGAGGCGAGAAGGTCTTCACATTTTCTCGCCTCTTTCCCGGATTCCCTACCTTTTGCAGGTGTTCATGCCCAGCAGCCGGTACACGAGACAGAAGCCCGAGAGGCCCGTGATCAGAGCGACAGTGCCCAGCACCCACAGAATGGTAGAGGGGAGGCCGCTGGTCATCAGCGCGAGCGCGAACAGAAAGAGACTGAGGCCGATGCGCAGGTAGCGGTCAGTTGATCCTTCGTTGGCTTTCATGGAGCTATTGTGCCCAAAAGTCCAGTTCTCTGAACAGAGACGAATGTTGTGCTCTAAAGATTCTGAAGTTGCGCGTCGATTTCCCGGACGGCGAACTCGTCATCGGCCTGCTGAAAGGCCA
It encodes the following:
- a CDS encoding NAD(P)-dependent oxidoreductase, coding for MRVLVPQMPDFRALSVPNVELDFYARGSVPAGEAVGAVLWMTDADTRDTLLKVPGLQWVLTLTAGIDHVQGHLPAGVKLFNANALHDRAVAVHVVTGMLAAMRGLHRFRDAQRAGHWMRVTPPESNLHTLDGLKVVLWGYGHIGRIVDDLLAPFGVTTYAINSKTEPDLLEYRLREADWVVLLLPSTEQTRGVVNAELLGKLKRGAWLSNQGRGGLIVTADLLDALNSGQLGGAVLDVTDPEPLPEGHPLFAQENVLLTPHVASTTSDLLARGAAYTRDFLLDLTQGRDPDGLVKAGRIY
- the aspS gene encoding aspartate--tRNA(Asn) ligase — encoded protein: MPRTLARELPRHEGQTVKMQGFLHARRDLGGVQFLVLRDVSGITQCVGSGLTLPLAESSVEVVGMVKAHPKAPGGFEVQVQDFRVISAATEPAPVEIPKMEWHVNPETMLDYRVVTVRGLKERAALKVQAELLAAFRDHLQQEGFTEISTPKIVSAGAEGGANLFPIDYFGQPAYLAQSPQLYKQIMVGVFERVFEVAPVYRAEEHATSRHLNEYLSLDVEMGFIQDEEEVMALENRLLAAIMIRLEERCAHEFTLLNATIPDVPAHIPRISLMDARQLVTEKFGHQVGGKDLDPEAERLLSQHFAQTEGSDFVFVTKYPRAARPFYTHADHNPDGSLNPDTTRGFDLLFRGIEITSGGQRIHDHAMLMDSIAAYKLNPETLEGYTEVFKYGMPPHGGFAIGAERLTAKLLGISNVRYARAFPRDRHRLTP
- a CDS encoding GNAT family N-acetyltransferase translates to MTRGAQPPRHCPRVTLKRVLDFSGAEWHTLYGFFRDRELADWNDAKPIRMPEWMFRRVMQDEEKSSERAGFGVLNERGELIGSAELYDFRPSPPLRATTATLGVMIGYPRLWNQGYGREAVHALLHWAFTVQEPPLQRVRLTTFGHNRRAQRAFAACGFQETGRLERPNRTDVHMEISRAAWLAQANLPENSPDL
- a CDS encoding YgaP family membrane protein; the encoded protein is MKANEGSTDRYLRIGLSLFLFALALMTSGLPSTILWVLGTVALITGLSGFCLVYRLLGMNTCKR
- a CDS encoding 3'(2'),5'-bisphosphate nucleotidase CysQ → MTFYGHELAVAEGLAREAGELLMQHRRAGLKVDYKTSRDDPVTAADREASKFIVDGLKHAFPADGLLSEEETDAPDSRVGLERVWIIDPIDGTHEYTEGSADFCVSIGLCVGGEALLGAVYAPATGELFSGYVGVGVRKNSRPVGFSERSAFVVSTSNTEYGRELHRYGLPGLAPSGSIALKLARLSAGEVDVTFTMSPRSEWDIAAGDALVRASGGFLRRRDGRPIVYNLSRPHIEQGIIGGRPEAVAWLETQLQANAIPTVHLNVQPGDPAWQALSPADQAELAGEPGVCIRYAGNRVLALLVVDPRTRTVQRSKGDAFHLARLTRDVTRAVGPLQDEPPQDGPRGP